From Sediminibacterium sp. TEGAF015, a single genomic window includes:
- a CDS encoding PorP/SprF family type IX secretion system membrane protein, which produces MKGFNILYRFLGVLLGLILQQWVTAQALNYSQYYNAPLLVNPANTGFNPDYDYRAGLNYRNSFTAVGGGYKTMGVWADAKLFANRFENGWMGIGGSIIKDVAGSGQLTATGASLSMAWHQMLGYNSLLSAGFSAGVTTKRVDITKLNFDNQWNGQFFDVSIPSNEPFAFSQVGYLDVNLGLNYAYFASENFYFNAGFSMMHLNRPRESFFAANISDARVPTRFNFFANASIKLEDLWILNPNVYFSTIGNKNEVVMGMNANRNLGGNGAQQMIVGLYYRNRDAIIPMIGYSINDLQITVNYDATISSLGRLNATRGAYELSIIKHGIFPSSRGRSVKCPTVRF; this is translated from the coding sequence ATGAAAGGATTCAACATACTATATCGTTTTCTGGGAGTATTGCTGGGATTGATTTTGCAGCAATGGGTTACTGCGCAGGCCTTGAATTATTCGCAGTATTATAATGCGCCTTTGTTGGTGAATCCAGCCAATACAGGTTTTAATCCTGACTATGATTACAGAGCAGGATTGAACTACAGAAATAGTTTTACAGCTGTTGGCGGAGGGTATAAAACCATGGGCGTTTGGGCGGATGCTAAACTTTTTGCCAATCGTTTTGAAAACGGATGGATGGGAATTGGCGGAAGCATCATTAAAGATGTTGCAGGGTCAGGTCAATTAACAGCAACCGGCGCTTCGCTTTCAATGGCATGGCATCAAATGCTTGGATATAATAGTTTGTTGAGTGCAGGATTTAGTGCCGGTGTAACGACCAAGCGGGTTGATATAACTAAACTGAATTTCGACAATCAGTGGAACGGTCAGTTTTTTGATGTATCTATTCCTTCCAACGAACCTTTTGCTTTTAGTCAAGTGGGATATTTAGATGTAAATTTGGGTTTAAATTATGCCTATTTCGCATCTGAAAATTTCTATTTCAATGCTGGTTTTTCCATGATGCATTTGAACCGTCCAAGAGAGAGCTTTTTTGCAGCCAATATCAGTGACGCAAGAGTGCCAACCCGGTTTAATTTTTTTGCCAATGCCAGCATTAAGCTGGAAGATTTGTGGATACTGAATCCCAATGTATACTTTAGTACCATTGGCAATAAAAATGAAGTGGTAATGGGAATGAATGCCAACCGAAACTTAGGGGGCAATGGTGCTCAGCAAATGATTGTGGGTTTGTATTACAGAAACAGAGATGCCATTATTCCTATGATTGGCTATTCCATTAATGACCTGCAGATCACGGTTAATTATGATGCAACTATTTCTTCTCTGGGCAGACTAAATGCTACCAGGGGAGCTTATGAATTATCCATCATAAAGCATGGTATTTTCCCGAGCTCAAGGGGGCGTTCTGTTAAATGTCCTACGGTTCGTTTCTAA